The Dehalococcoidales bacterium nucleotide sequence GACCTTTAATCCGTAGCGCTTGGCTACGCGGTAAACCTCCTGCTTTACAGGGCAGGCATCAGCATCAACTAATATATCAGGCAATAATGAGTTTCCTCTGTCCGTAGATAAGAACTTGCCGGGTTATCTGTACTGTTATGAACCGGTTTCATAACAGGTTGTACCGGCAGATTTTGCAAACACGGCCATGCCAGGCGGAAATCTGATATTATACTTTTATCTCTTTAACTCGACCAACCTGACCGTCTTCTAAACGGACTTTGATGCCATGAGGATGAACCGATGATTTGGTCAAAATGTCTTTTACTTTCCCCTCGGTTAGCTTTCCGGATCGCTGGTCTGTCTTTAATACTATTGAGACCCGCAAGCCCTTTTTTATGTCAACACGATTTGTCCCGTTCATACTGCCGATTCCATCTTTTCTATAATCATACCATATTGGGAATGTGGGAGCCTGCAGTTATCAGGCATCTTCAAATATTAGAAAATCTAACTCTATAAGTCTTAATACATGGTATCATTGGAATAAGTCAATAACCTACGAGAGAAAGGTAGCAATGAAGGCACAATTGATCATCACGCATCCCGGCAGCGCACATTTTGATGAGGTGGCAGCCGTCAGCCTGATTCTGACCGTGCATGCCGATACGGAATTCCGTATCGAGCGGCGCGAGCCCGCACAGGCAGAATTAGATAATCCGGATGTGTGGGTGGTAGACACCGGCGACAGGCATGAGCCGGAGAAGCATAATTTTGATCATCACCAGTCCCTGGACTGCTCGGCGGCGTTTGTCCTGGTAGCCGATTACCTGGGGCTTTTAGAGACCATGTCCGTCATGCCCTGGTGGCATTTCAAGGACGAGGTTGACCGCTTCGGGCCGGTAAAAAGCTCGGTAAAATTTCAGGCCGGTGATGACCTCGTAAACCGGAGTCCGGTGGAAAGCTGGCTGGTAGCCAGCTTCGCTTCCGGGCCGGAGGCATGCCTCCCCATGCTTAAGACTTTTGGCGCTCATATCATCGGGGAAGCCCGCCGTCTTAAAAGCCAGATTGATTATTGGAAAACCAGTACCCGGCTGGTAATTGCGGGGGTACCGGCCATGATCGGGGAGACGAGGGAATCCGCCGGGCTGGAGGAATTCCGCCGCCTGGATGAAAATCCGCCCGATATCGTCATTTCCCTGGACCGCCGCGATGAGGGCTGGCGCCTTTTCCGCTACGAAGGAACACCGGTTGATTTTTCCCTGATTTCAGACCGCCCGGAGATTGCTTTCGCTCATAAAAGCGGATTTATGGCCAAGACCAGAGAACGCCTAGACATCGACGACCTTATCGCCCTGGTGAGCCAGGCTGTCACCGGTCAGTAATATGCGGGGAGTTAAGCCAGCATGGAACAGAATAAGGACGCTACCCCTCTCAATCCTCAAATATTGCTCGAACTGGTATCGGTACGGATGCCTTTCGGGAAATACAAAGGCCGCATTCTTTGCGATTTACCCGAACCTTACCTGGTATGGTTTCACCAGAAAGGTTTTCCTCCGGGAAAAATCGGCTTGCAGTTGTCCGCCCTGTATGAAATCAAGTTAAACGGATTGGAGTATCTTCTGAAGCCAATCAGGAAATTCCAGCCGTAAAGCCGCCTGGAACAATTACACGGTTATTTACGCCCCGGCTTTTTTGTTATCTCATCAATAAGTGTATTGTCTTTTATCAGTTCTTCTTTCCTTGCCTTTGACAGCTTCTTAACCTTGCTTTCCACTTCCAGTGCCAGGCTTCTGTTCCCTAATTTCTTTTGGAAAACCAGTACCAGAGGCCCCCTGCCCCGAAGGTACTTAGCCCCTGCATCACCGTTTCTCTGGTGCTCCGCAAACCGGCGGGCAACATCAGTCGTAATTCCGGTATACAGACTTCCATCACTGCACCTAA carries:
- a CDS encoding MYG1 family protein; this translates as MKAQLIITHPGSAHFDEVAAVSLILTVHADTEFRIERREPAQAELDNPDVWVVDTGDRHEPEKHNFDHHQSLDCSAAFVLVADYLGLLETMSVMPWWHFKDEVDRFGPVKSSVKFQAGDDLVNRSPVESWLVASFASGPEACLPMLKTFGAHIIGEARRLKSQIDYWKTSTRLVIAGVPAMIGETRESAGLEEFRRLDENPPDIVISLDRRDEGWRLFRYEGTPVDFSLISDRPEIAFAHKSGFMAKTRERLDIDDLIALVSQAVTGQ
- a CDS encoding DUF3820 family protein — protein: MEQNKDATPLNPQILLELVSVRMPFGKYKGRILCDLPEPYLVWFHQKGFPPGKIGLQLSALYEIKLNGLEYLLKPIRKFQP
- a CDS encoding GIY-YIG nuclease family protein, whose protein sequence is MITKIMLNWHVYLVRCSDGSLYTGITTDVARRFAEHQRNGDAGAKYLRGRGPLVLVFQKKLGNRSLALEVESKVKKLSKARKEELIKDNTLIDEITKKPGRK